A portion of the Paenibacillus sonchi genome contains these proteins:
- a CDS encoding SDR family NAD(P)-dependent oxidoreductase, which yields MPPRFAVSGEKDTLIPLMIKQIYIFGPLPDECYCRVQEVRTNAELWEGDIEWADAGGKVLVTMKGFVCKKIRPDKNLPEGLANGRNLSGTMNQNTSTPEELLAGVHMYLTEKIAGLLQEDPSETDTSQHFMSMGIESGDLISLAQEFQSKLNIPVYPTLFFEYPNIEELAVYMTREHGDKLAAMLPTGQQPIQLHPAGAERTEAEEAGEARVTEDTSPDVTDTGSSTPVDQPVAIIGISGYMPQSDSLADFWNKLVHMDCMVTEIPPDRWDWRDHFRESPEDRDKTKVIWGGFMKDVDKFDPGFFGMSPREASLMDPQQRLSLELVWSAIEDAGYNPRELSGSRTGVFIGIAGHDYSDVLAEGKVESRAQALTGNAHNVLTGRISYLLNLHGPSEPIDTACSSSLVAVHRAVESLRSGDCDLAIAGGVNVIASPSLYISFDNVGILSQDGTCRTFDQAAEGTVRGEGAGIILLKPLSQAIRDGDRVYGLIRGSAINHGGRSSSLTAPNPNAQADVVVMAHRKANLDPTTIGYVEAHGTGTKLGDPVEINGLKRAFKQLYKGWNRDAEAAVKHCAVGALKPNIGHLETASGIAGIIKILLAMKHHMLPGLANYSVSNPYIQLDDSPLYLVETTQPWARLKDENGRELPYRAGISAFGFSGVNAHIVLEEFVPEIGAPVPIPEEDANHLIVLSAQNEDRLLAYADSLRAFLIGCMESAESAAIERESGHGHLVDEVKILLADCLNVSSEDLEEDMTLAECGLDPIAMEDFLRKLEVQYGPQGLQQEIVLEHSLIQITAAVRFSGTAAGLENQRTSGRLSLRDVAYTLQTGREAMEARIAFIAEDMEDLLAKLDVYLNGSAAGYTGISSYQGRAANGSEDGMEAECSQLKLPEELERLAALWAQGADFSDWHLLYPSGLPGRVHLPAYPFSRQRYWVEPLAETPEVPRRLPAVVPQPSLTALIDSNESNLIRQCYKKLLRADAFYLQDHIVDGRMILPGVVHLEMARMAGELAHPYQHVTGLANVTLIQPLQLAGEPVEAWTSIHQSASGFDFRISLEDGTVSSQGEIRYGSLPDAPAERLDLQEIARRCRTEMEQGDFYRLFESAGFAYGSTFKPLSRISFYGDEALASIHLPNNLQKDFHSFLLHPVLMDGALQTAGFLANRHALKESPYIPFAIGSLEIYGELPENCLAYASFSSSACEEEVLRLDVSLIDQEGYVRIKIKDYSVRPLIRQGQGQSVLYRPTWEEKRREQEHCPVDGPIVLFHNDSSVCGALSAATGQRVILVKPGDRYMRMGKDMYQINPLHEEEYHLLFQELEGVAPGYSHIVHLWTLEARDKSIYLSEQLDRGLLSLFYVSRAAVANDSDREVRIVHLYFRDDPAGAAVGGFYKSLYLENRHWLGRSVGVDPNAPELLPDILLKELTDGGSEREVRYIGNVRQVKKLEIYDPSNGKNTPLRKNGVYMITGGAGGIGFQIALHLARNYRARLVLNGRTAMNGTIAAKLAELERAGGQAVYVSGDISDKSDVDFVLRQAKAQFGRINGILHCAGIIRDSIAIRKQREDIMDVLEPKISGAVFMDEALQDEPLDLFVLFSSISGEIGNIGQCDYAYANSFLDNFARRREAMRKEHKRYGKTVSINWPLWEDGGIQVDEATRRFMQHTLGLLPLRHEQGIRLFEECLAADEEQLMVLYGNQERMQAVLIGS from the coding sequence ATGCCGCCTCGCTTTGCTGTCTCCGGGGAGAAGGACACGCTGATTCCGCTGATGATCAAGCAGATTTATATATTCGGTCCCTTGCCGGATGAGTGCTATTGCCGGGTGCAGGAAGTGAGAACGAATGCAGAGCTGTGGGAAGGTGATATTGAATGGGCAGATGCCGGCGGAAAGGTTCTTGTGACGATGAAGGGATTTGTTTGCAAAAAAATAAGACCGGACAAGAATCTGCCGGAAGGCCTGGCAAACGGGAGGAATCTAAGCGGTACAATGAATCAGAATACGTCGACCCCAGAGGAGCTTTTGGCGGGCGTGCACATGTACTTGACCGAAAAAATCGCCGGCTTGCTTCAGGAGGACCCTTCGGAAACGGATACCAGCCAGCATTTTATGTCCATGGGCATCGAATCGGGAGATTTAATCTCACTGGCCCAGGAGTTTCAAAGCAAGCTAAACATCCCGGTTTACCCGACCCTGTTCTTTGAATATCCAAATATAGAGGAATTGGCAGTTTATATGACCCGGGAGCATGGAGACAAGCTTGCCGCTATGCTGCCTACCGGGCAGCAGCCGATACAGCTTCATCCCGCTGGAGCAGAACGTACGGAGGCTGAAGAAGCCGGAGAGGCTAGAGTGACAGAGGATACCAGCCCTGATGTAACCGATACCGGCTCTTCTACCCCGGTGGACCAACCGGTTGCGATTATCGGCATCAGCGGCTACATGCCGCAATCAGACAGTTTGGCTGATTTCTGGAACAAGCTAGTCCACATGGATTGTATGGTGACGGAGATTCCGCCGGACCGTTGGGATTGGCGGGATCATTTTAGGGAGTCGCCGGAGGACAGGGATAAGACCAAAGTCATCTGGGGCGGCTTTATGAAGGATGTGGACAAGTTTGACCCGGGATTCTTCGGGATGTCGCCCAGGGAAGCCAGTCTAATGGATCCCCAGCAGCGTCTCAGCCTGGAGCTGGTCTGGAGTGCAATTGAGGATGCGGGCTACAATCCCCGCGAATTGTCCGGAAGCCGGACAGGCGTCTTCATCGGGATAGCCGGACATGATTACAGTGATGTTCTGGCGGAGGGAAAGGTTGAGAGCCGGGCTCAGGCTTTAACCGGCAATGCCCATAATGTATTGACCGGGCGCATCTCGTACCTGCTAAATTTGCACGGGCCGAGCGAACCGATTGACACGGCATGCTCAAGCTCTTTGGTTGCCGTTCATCGGGCGGTGGAAAGTCTGCGCAGCGGCGACTGCGATCTGGCGATTGCCGGAGGAGTGAACGTCATAGCCAGCCCTTCACTATACATCTCTTTTGACAACGTAGGCATCCTCAGCCAGGACGGAACATGCAGAACCTTCGACCAAGCTGCAGAAGGAACGGTCCGTGGAGAAGGCGCGGGTATCATCCTGCTGAAGCCACTTAGTCAGGCTATCCGCGATGGTGACCGGGTCTATGGGCTTATCCGCGGTTCGGCAATCAATCATGGCGGACGCTCGAGCTCGCTTACGGCTCCCAACCCGAACGCCCAGGCCGATGTAGTCGTAATGGCGCACCGCAAGGCGAACCTGGACCCTACAACCATCGGCTATGTGGAGGCCCACGGCACCGGCACAAAGCTTGGAGATCCTGTGGAGATAAACGGCTTGAAGAGAGCCTTCAAGCAACTGTATAAAGGCTGGAACCGCGATGCCGAGGCAGCAGTCAAACATTGCGCCGTCGGTGCGCTGAAGCCGAACATCGGGCATTTGGAGACGGCATCCGGCATTGCCGGTATCATCAAAATTCTGCTGGCCATGAAGCATCACATGTTGCCGGGATTGGCCAATTACAGTGTAAGTAATCCCTATATTCAACTGGATGACAGCCCCTTGTACCTGGTGGAGACGACACAGCCATGGGCCCGCTTGAAGGATGAGAACGGACGGGAGCTCCCTTACCGGGCAGGCATAAGCGCTTTCGGCTTCAGCGGTGTGAATGCTCATATTGTTCTTGAAGAATTTGTGCCTGAGATTGGAGCACCGGTACCGATACCGGAAGAGGACGCTAATCATCTGATCGTATTGTCCGCCCAGAATGAAGATCGTCTACTGGCTTACGCCGATTCCCTCCGTGCATTTCTTATCGGCTGTATGGAATCGGCGGAATCGGCGGCAATTGAACGGGAGAGCGGCCACGGCCACCTGGTGGATGAGGTAAAGATACTGCTGGCGGATTGCCTGAACGTCTCATCTGAAGATCTGGAGGAAGACATGACTCTGGCCGAATGCGGATTAGACCCTATTGCTATGGAGGATTTCCTCCGGAAGCTTGAGGTCCAGTATGGACCGCAGGGATTGCAGCAGGAGATTGTGCTTGAGCACAGCCTGATACAGATCACGGCTGCAGTCCGGTTCTCCGGCACCGCTGCAGGACTGGAGAACCAACGGACATCCGGCCGCTTATCCTTACGGGATGTGGCCTACACTCTGCAAACGGGAAGAGAAGCGATGGAAGCAAGAATCGCCTTTATCGCCGAAGATATGGAAGATCTGCTGGCCAAGCTCGATGTTTACCTTAACGGGTCAGCGGCCGGGTATACCGGTATAAGCTCATATCAAGGCAGGGCGGCTAACGGGTCCGAAGACGGCATGGAGGCAGAATGTTCTCAACTGAAGCTTCCCGAAGAGCTGGAGCGGCTTGCTGCCCTATGGGCCCAAGGAGCTGATTTCAGTGATTGGCATCTGCTGTATCCGTCCGGCTTGCCCGGAAGAGTACATCTGCCCGCCTATCCATTCTCCCGCCAACGCTATTGGGTAGAACCTCTGGCGGAGACGCCTGAGGTGCCGAGACGCCTGCCGGCCGTTGTCCCGCAGCCGTCTCTGACGGCACTGATCGACAGCAATGAATCGAATTTAATCCGCCAATGTTATAAGAAGCTGCTGCGGGCGGATGCATTCTACCTACAGGATCATATCGTTGACGGCCGCATGATTCTTCCTGGGGTGGTCCATCTTGAGATGGCCCGCATGGCCGGAGAATTGGCGCATCCGTACCAGCATGTAACCGGATTGGCCAACGTGACGCTGATCCAGCCTCTGCAATTGGCCGGTGAGCCTGTTGAAGCATGGACCTCCATTCATCAGTCAGCATCGGGATTTGACTTCAGGATTAGCCTGGAAGACGGAACGGTCAGCTCTCAGGGCGAGATCCGCTACGGGTCACTGCCGGATGCTCCGGCCGAACGTTTGGATCTGCAGGAAATAGCCCGGCGGTGCCGCACGGAAATGGAGCAGGGCGATTTTTACCGGTTGTTCGAGAGTGCGGGATTTGCCTATGGGTCCACCTTCAAGCCGCTAAGTCGAATCTCTTTTTACGGAGATGAGGCGCTCGCAAGCATTCATTTGCCTAACAACCTGCAGAAGGACTTTCATTCCTTCCTGCTGCATCCCGTTCTGATGGATGGGGCGCTGCAGACCGCAGGCTTTCTGGCCAACCGACATGCACTAAAAGAAAGTCCGTATATTCCTTTTGCGATAGGCAGTCTTGAAATCTACGGTGAACTGCCGGAGAACTGTCTGGCGTATGCATCTTTCTCGTCATCTGCATGTGAAGAAGAGGTTCTAAGGCTAGATGTAAGTCTGATCGACCAAGAGGGGTACGTGCGAATCAAGATCAAGGACTATAGCGTTCGGCCACTTATCCGGCAGGGACAGGGCCAATCCGTCCTGTACCGTCCAACTTGGGAGGAGAAGCGCAGGGAGCAGGAGCACTGTCCCGTTGATGGTCCGATCGTGCTATTCCATAATGACAGCAGCGTATGCGGGGCATTGTCCGCAGCAACAGGCCAACGGGTCATTCTTGTGAAGCCGGGGGATCGTTATATGCGCATGGGAAAGGACATGTATCAGATTAACCCGTTACACGAGGAGGAATACCACCTATTATTTCAAGAACTGGAGGGCGTGGCTCCGGGCTACTCCCACATCGTGCACCTGTGGACGCTTGAAGCACGGGACAAGAGCATTTACCTGAGCGAACAGCTTGATAGAGGCCTGTTATCGCTCTTCTATGTGAGCAGGGCTGCTGTCGCTAACGATTCGGACCGTGAGGTCCGAATCGTTCATCTGTATTTCAGGGATGATCCTGCTGGTGCGGCCGTCGGCGGCTTTTACAAAAGCTTGTACTTGGAGAACAGACATTGGCTCGGACGTTCCGTTGGTGTGGATCCGAATGCCCCGGAGCTTCTTCCTGATATCCTGCTGAAGGAACTTACCGACGGCGGATCCGAGCGGGAGGTACGCTATATCGGCAATGTGCGGCAGGTGAAGAAGCTTGAGATTTACGATCCGTCAAACGGAAAAAACACTCCCCTGAGAAAAAACGGCGTTTATATGATTACGGGTGGAGCGGGCGGTATAGGGTTTCAGATCGCCCTGCATCTGGCAAGAAATTACCGTGCTAGGCTAGTGTTGAACGGCAGAACGGCCATGAACGGGACGATTGCGGCCAAGCTTGCTGAATTGGAGCGGGCGGGAGGCCAGGCGGTCTATGTGAGCGGGGATATATCCGATAAATCGGATGTGGATTTCGTACTGAGACAGGCCAAGGCGCAGTTCGGCAGGATTAACGGAATTCTGCACTGCGCCGGGATTATCCGTGACTCGATCGCCATTCGCAAGCAGCGCGAGGACATCATGGATGTTCTGGAGCCCAAAATTTCTGGTGCGGTGTTTATGGATGAGGCGTTGCAGGATGAGCCGCTGGATCTGTTCGTCCTGTTCTCCTCCATATCGGGCGAGATCGGCAACATTGGACAATGTGACTATGCCTATGCCAATAGCTTCCTGGACAATTTTGCCCGTAGACGGGAAGCGATGCGTAAGGAGCACAAACGTTACGGTAAAACCGTCTCCATTAATTGGCCATTGTGGGAGGACGGTGGCATACAGGTCGATGAGGCAACCAGGCGTTTCATGCAACATACGCTAGGTTTGTTGCCCCTTAGACATGAACAGGGAATCCGCTTGTTCGAGGAATGCTTGGCGGCTGACGAGGAGCAACTGATGGTGCTTTACGGCAACCAGGAAAGAATGCAGGCCGTGCTTATCGGATCATGA
- a CDS encoding acyl carrier protein yields MDAQINLSVKVTTDLIQSIVAICSLSEQEITLHTELEKYGFDSITLTELTNNLNKKLGLKLTPALFFEMKEITVHSIVQQLCDKYPQELAACYSGSSKGLSLGGKGVAAEPELVFRKPQPVAASSVGETLTGGGFVSVNTAKAANPFRTAACVTGLGEGPLDSQRDSGDLPEQAWPSLVMNDRVKTYDPKPCGAVAVIGIGGVMPQSDNLEAFWDHLVKGDDLITEIPSERWDWQAFYGDPMKEANKSQCKWGGFLKDAASFDPLFFRMSPNEALLLDPQQRKFLETVWQTIEDAGYSPPSLAGSQTGVFVGVTNNEYADLIAESKLPADSHSIVSNAHF; encoded by the coding sequence TTGGATGCCCAAATAAATCTTTCGGTAAAGGTAACCACAGACCTTATTCAGTCAATTGTGGCCATTTGCAGTCTCAGCGAGCAGGAAATTACGCTGCATACGGAGCTGGAAAAGTACGGATTTGATTCCATCACACTGACGGAGTTAACGAATAATCTTAATAAGAAGCTGGGGCTTAAGCTTACGCCGGCTCTTTTTTTTGAAATGAAAGAAATCACTGTACATTCTATTGTGCAGCAGCTCTGTGACAAGTATCCGCAGGAGCTGGCGGCATGCTATTCCGGCTCTTCCAAGGGTTTAAGCCTTGGGGGCAAGGGCGTAGCCGCAGAGCCGGAGCTAGTATTCCGAAAACCTCAACCGGTGGCCGCAAGTTCTGTTGGAGAAACGCTGACAGGCGGCGGCTTTGTGTCGGTTAACACCGCCAAAGCGGCGAATCCTTTCCGAACAGCTGCATGTGTAACTGGTTTAGGGGAAGGGCCGCTTGACTCACAGCGAGACAGTGGCGACCTGCCCGAGCAGGCCTGGCCGTCGTTAGTAATGAACGACAGGGTTAAAACGTATGATCCGAAACCTTGCGGGGCGGTTGCGGTAATCGGAATCGGTGGTGTGATGCCCCAATCCGACAATCTGGAGGCGTTCTGGGACCACCTCGTCAAGGGGGATGATCTTATAACTGAAATCCCTTCGGAACGTTGGGATTGGCAGGCATTCTACGGCGATCCGATGAAGGAAGCGAACAAATCTCAATGCAAGTGGGGCGGCTTCCTTAAGGATGCGGCCTCATTTGATCCCCTCTTTTTCCGGATGTCGCCGAATGAAGCGCTGCTGCTTGATCCGCAGCAGCGCAAGTTTCTCGAAACGGTATGGCAGACCATTGAAGACGCCGGCTACAGCCCGCCGTCTCTGGCCGGCAGCCAGACGGGGGTATTCGTCGGTGTTACCAACAATGAGTACGCCGACTTAATTGCAGAGTCTAAGCTTCCTGCGGATTCGCATTCGATTGTATCGAATGCGCATTTTTAA
- a CDS encoding beta-ketoacyl synthase N-terminal-like domain-containing protein, with protein MDTACSSSAVALHRAVLSLQAGECRLALAGGVNLLSSPRSMVAFDKAGMLSKTGRCRTFDKQADGFVRGKESERCC; from the coding sequence GTGGATACTGCATGCTCCAGCTCGGCGGTAGCTCTTCACCGTGCCGTACTGTCCCTGCAGGCAGGCGAATGCCGGCTTGCACTGGCAGGAGGAGTAAATTTGCTTTCGTCTCCGCGCAGCATGGTAGCCTTTGACAAGGCAGGGATGCTCAGCAAGACAGGGCGCTGCCGTACCTTTGACAAGCAGGCAGACGGCTTTGTCCGGGGGAAGGAATCGGAGCGCTGCTGTTGA
- a CDS encoding acyl carrier protein, which yields MKPLAQAEADGDPIYAVIRGTAVNHGGRSKSFTAPNPSGQAEVIKAAVARSGVDPSAISYIEVHGTATTLGDTVELEGIKNAFAELRKQWGVQSVPAPACGLGSVKSNVGHLEAASGIASLLKVILALKHKELPPSLHCNELNPFIQLDDSPFYIVLERQEWRQPVDASHRKLPRLAGINVFGAGGVNAHIIIEEYEQPAQPEPKSADEPAVMVFSAKTKNSLREIVQATASFAEKESRFELLHAAYTLQTGRDEMEERVAFVSQTAEEFVEKARLYISGQEIGKEEGIYETAPPAVRQGICELIGKDVTSQRYVDMLMQSQQWSTIARLWVNGVPIEWVKLHPEGTRSRLRLPTYMFAKQRYWIPRSGELNRSREALDSTTGKAEVSPFSAVESAGPEEAVSRYFGNKISSMLGIRPEELRMDKELQEFGFDSIMAMKFKYEVENELGLLLPMEVLGESRYIKDLAVRIVSSPGQEELWKAIAGSCPKSDIESLESDQLDALFESLNRKLYGQTVLP from the coding sequence TTGAAGCCGCTGGCTCAGGCAGAAGCGGACGGGGACCCTATTTATGCTGTAATTAGGGGAACTGCCGTCAATCATGGCGGTCGTTCAAAATCATTTACAGCGCCTAATCCAAGTGGACAGGCGGAGGTAATAAAAGCGGCGGTTGCCCGGAGCGGTGTTGATCCATCTGCGATTTCCTATATAGAGGTCCACGGCACCGCCACCACGTTGGGAGACACCGTGGAGCTGGAGGGGATCAAAAACGCATTCGCGGAGCTGAGGAAGCAGTGGGGAGTACAGTCCGTGCCTGCACCCGCATGCGGCCTGGGCTCGGTTAAATCCAATGTCGGCCATCTGGAGGCGGCATCAGGGATAGCAAGCCTGCTGAAGGTAATCTTGGCGCTCAAGCATAAGGAGCTGCCGCCAAGCCTTCACTGCAATGAATTAAATCCGTTTATACAGCTGGACGATAGCCCGTTCTACATTGTCCTTGAGAGACAGGAGTGGCGGCAGCCGGTTGATGCAAGCCATCGCAAGCTTCCCCGCTTGGCTGGCATAAATGTGTTCGGAGCTGGAGGGGTTAATGCCCACATTATCATCGAGGAGTACGAACAGCCGGCTCAGCCGGAGCCGAAGAGCGCGGACGAACCGGCTGTGATGGTGTTCTCGGCCAAAACCAAAAACAGCCTTCGAGAGATCGTGCAGGCTACGGCATCATTTGCCGAGAAAGAAAGCAGGTTTGAGCTTCTACATGCCGCCTACACATTGCAGACAGGCCGTGACGAGATGGAGGAGCGGGTTGCTTTTGTCAGTCAAACCGCTGAGGAATTTGTGGAGAAGGCCCGGCTCTATATAAGCGGACAGGAGATTGGAAAGGAAGAAGGTATCTATGAGACGGCACCTCCAGCGGTAAGACAAGGCATTTGCGAATTAATAGGCAAGGATGTAACCAGTCAACGATATGTCGATATGCTAATGCAGAGCCAACAATGGTCTACCATCGCCAGGTTATGGGTAAACGGCGTTCCTATCGAGTGGGTCAAGCTCCATCCGGAAGGAACCAGATCACGGTTGCGCCTCCCGACCTATATGTTTGCGAAGCAGCGGTATTGGATACCCCGCTCAGGGGAGCTTAACCGGAGCCGGGAAGCCTTGGATTCTACGACAGGGAAGGCGGAAGTGTCACCGTTCAGTGCCGTGGAATCTGCTGGGCCGGAGGAAGCCGTCAGCCGATATTTCGGGAACAAAATCAGCTCCATGCTGGGAATTCGTCCAGAGGAGCTGCGCATGGACAAGGAGCTGCAGGAATTCGGATTTGATTCTATTATGGCGATGAAGTTCAAATATGAGGTGGAGAATGAGCTGGGGCTATTGCTTCCGATGGAGGTGCTGGGAGAGAGCCGCTACATCAAGGATTTGGCGGTGCGCATCGTATCCTCACCTGGACAGGAGGAGCTGTGGAAGGCTATAGCAGGCTCCTGCCCAAAGAGCGATATCGAGTCATTAGAATCAGACCAGTTGGATGCTTTGTTCGAATCTTTGAACAGGAAGCTTTACGGCCAGACGGTGCTTCCTTAA